The proteins below come from a single Gossypium raimondii isolate GPD5lz chromosome 2, ASM2569854v1, whole genome shotgun sequence genomic window:
- the LOC105788114 gene encoding LOB domain-containing protein 27 produces the protein MTLKGGATSACAACKYQRRKCIPECLLAPYFPADQTKVFQNAHKLFGVSNIVKILRSLDPSQHAEAMRSIKYQANVRDRFPVYGCLGVIRQLYYQIQMLEEEMHTVLTQLEMYRQHHHHQQQQQQHQHQHQISSMADDVISQLELGMAPSNNALPLFNQVTHQPYTMQNTYSSSDIDSPPKDNVENNSLWIQHLFFDTNNHGTSNNDSPIAIQSQLLVPNSEPLADTQHQVVQDYDEIHPFFDSIDDRQSYIDTKDAEDSSSSEESLKETTQLMVGNVGSKDLKSAAACFSLTSVS, from the exons ATGACCCTCAAGGGTGGCGCCACCAGTGCCTGCGCCGCATGCAAGTACCAACGCCGTAAGTGCATCCCTGAATGTCTTCTTGCCCCTTATTTCCCCGCCGATCAAACCAAAGTCTTTCAAAACGCTCATAAATTGTTCGGCGTTAGCAATATTGTTAAGATACTACGAAGCTTAGATCCTTCCCAACATGCCGAAGCAATGCGTTCCATCAAATATCAAGCCAATGTCCGTGATCGCTTCCCGGTTTACGGTTGTTTGGGTGTCATTCGTCAGCTTTATTATCAGATTCAGATGTTGGAAGAGGAAATGCATACCGTACTTACACAACTCGAGATGTATAGACAACACCATCAtcaccaacaacaacaacagcaaCATCAGCACCAGCACCAAATTTCATCAATGGCGGACGATGTCATTTCTCAGTTAGAACTCGGCATGGCACCCTCTAACAATGCTCTTCCTCTCTTTAATCAAGTTACTCATCAACCCTACACTATGCAAAACACTTACTCCTCCTCAGACATCGATTCTCCTCCTAAAGACAATGTAGAAAACAATTCTTTGTGGATCCAACATCTTTTTTTCGACACTAATAATCACGGTACTAGCAACAATGATAGTCCCATTGCCATTCAATCTCAGTTATTGGTCCCTAACTCCGAACCCTTAGCCGATACTCAACACCAAGTGGTTCAAGATTACGATGAAATTCATCCCTTTTTCGATTCCATCGACGACAGACAATCTTATATTGATACCAAAGATGCCGAAGACTCCAGCAG TTCAGAAGAATCACTCAAAGAGACAACGCAATTAATGGTGGGGAATGTTGGAAGCAAAGATTTGAAAAGTGCAGCTGCTTGTTTCAGTCTCACCAGTGTCAGCTGA